One Deltaproteobacteria bacterium genomic window carries:
- a CDS encoding type II secretion system protein gives MLRKMHGPMSNEKAFTLIEVIVSLVLIGIMAAIAGMGLMRIAEGYVFTKQNAEATQKAQIAMARMVKELAAADTISAAAANAITYTRPLATGNIITISPPNITLTVNNVSYPLMDKVVTDASASSSKFLFYDKDGTPFSPTVSTTATIRRIDISLKTNGANNTPISFSNSVYVTKVASY, from the coding sequence ATGCTTCGTAAAATGCACGGACCCATGTCAAATGAAAAGGCCTTCACGCTGATCGAAGTGATTGTCTCTCTGGTGCTGATCGGCATTATGGCCGCTATTGCTGGGATGGGGCTGATGAGGATCGCAGAGGGCTATGTCTTTACCAAACAAAATGCGGAAGCAACGCAGAAGGCCCAGATCGCCATGGCCAGGATGGTCAAGGAATTAGCAGCGGCAGATACCATCTCCGCCGCCGCTGCAAATGCCATAACTTACACAAGGCCTTTAGCTACCGGTAATATCATCACAATATCACCTCCAAATATTACGCTTACTGTCAACAATGTGTCATACCCTCTGATGGACAAAGTTGTCACTGATGCTTCAGCTTCTTCATCCAAGTTCCTTTTTTATGATAAAGACGGCACACCATTTAGCCCAACAGTTTCCACAACAGCAACAATCCGGAGAATTGATATCAGCCTAAAGACCAACGGCGCGAATAACACGCCTATATCATTTAGCAACTCGGTTTATGTAACAAAAGTGGCATCCTATTGA
- a CDS encoding BACON domain-containing carbohydrate-binding protein, with product MCSKKQMGFALIPLIVAMVLMAALGAGIYGVTTSSTFSELMAGRDFGAYQLAKGGMRYAINYPSFNGGVPVPTKEYCLSNSTQCFTIAYNSATKRYTVTGKVNPGSFLAASRQLAYFDPTITPGLPFNPVPEFNIPKQDLDKYFSPTANSETDIKSVQTVGTGIGNEALNLKSDFYTMGLKWYDNPAAMGQFDTYRTGNCDLLNYHTQVKVDVADNTSDFNMVGISFRLDDTASTYPPVTDNMYGISFFRIDKLSTKNIPAWYSSLTTLSTNAAWLGISDNFWYVVLWKRVGGALGPHTLLSYQKLTLSLDKVVDQDTVAPNKLNAWATLSVGVEEKIGTGVPYSGRYNIITSYLADALSYPYPRNPDASTPTINWNLKPINWTLVGAAGPSGSNIINDNSLTTKNYDSYPTEPDPIKARELGLHIYYDSTSAKNVFYDNWYIVPFPSASCVGCTYSLSSAGATIAAAGSAGSTFSVTAGVGCTWTAATTGSWIHTSSSGTGTGAAQTVNYTVDANAGPLRTGTITVGGQTFTVTQSSGCTYSLSSAGATIAAAGSAGSTFSVTAGVGCTWTAATTDSWIHTSSSGTGTGAAQTVNYTVDANAGPLRTGTITVGGQTFTVTQASGCTYALSPTSQSFSSSGGTNNVVVTAGTGCTWNASEILSWVAINSGTPGSGNGTVNYTVDPNSSTYRNGSMTIAGTNFPITQAPACSGYSVYNNTDAGYDFKLNGTCTKNVGKGSIIPGGLLQSTKTVDRYTKNSTCGTYLDSITYQNAQDANKNNNCNVNYDSANTASDR from the coding sequence ATGTGCTCAAAAAAACAAATGGGATTTGCCTTGATTCCTCTTATCGTAGCCATGGTCCTAATGGCCGCTCTTGGAGCAGGCATCTATGGCGTTACGACATCATCCACCTTCAGCGAGCTTATGGCAGGTAGAGACTTTGGTGCCTACCAGCTTGCCAAGGGTGGTATGCGTTATGCCATCAATTATCCCAGCTTCAATGGCGGCGTCCCGGTCCCAACGAAAGAGTATTGCTTGTCCAATAGTACTCAATGCTTCACTATTGCTTATAATTCTGCTACCAAAAGATACACTGTCACTGGCAAAGTTAACCCGGGCAGTTTCTTGGCAGCCAGCCGTCAGCTCGCTTATTTTGATCCAACTATTACACCTGGCTTGCCCTTTAATCCGGTCCCAGAATTTAACATTCCCAAGCAGGATTTAGATAAATATTTCAGCCCGACTGCGAATAGTGAAACAGATATCAAATCGGTCCAAACGGTAGGTACCGGTATTGGTAACGAAGCTTTGAATCTCAAATCGGACTTTTACACGATGGGTTTGAAATGGTACGATAATCCTGCGGCAATGGGCCAATTTGATACTTATAGGACAGGGAATTGCGATTTATTGAACTATCACACGCAAGTTAAAGTAGATGTTGCCGATAATACCAGTGATTTTAACATGGTTGGCATCTCATTCCGACTGGATGATACCGCCAGCACTTATCCACCAGTTACCGACAATATGTATGGCATATCATTTTTCAGAATAGACAAGCTCTCAACTAAAAACATACCTGCTTGGTATTCGTCTTTGACAACCCTTAGTACAAACGCCGCTTGGCTCGGAATTTCGGATAATTTCTGGTATGTGGTGTTGTGGAAGCGGGTAGGTGGTGCATTAGGACCCCATACCCTGCTCTCTTATCAGAAACTTACCCTTTCTTTAGATAAGGTGGTGGATCAAGATACCGTCGCCCCGAATAAACTAAATGCATGGGCTACCCTCAGCGTCGGTGTAGAGGAAAAAATTGGTACCGGTGTTCCATACTCTGGTAGGTACAATATTATCACGAGCTACCTTGCCGATGCTTTGTCGTATCCCTACCCACGTAATCCAGACGCTTCAACACCGACAATTAACTGGAATCTCAAGCCTATAAATTGGACATTAGTTGGCGCTGCAGGGCCTAGTGGAAGCAATATCATTAATGATAATTCATTAACGACGAAAAATTACGACAGTTACCCGACAGAACCCGACCCCATCAAGGCGCGCGAGCTCGGATTGCATATTTATTATGATTCAACAAGTGCCAAGAATGTTTTCTACGATAACTGGTATATTGTTCCGTTCCCATCAGCGAGCTGTGTCGGTTGCACGTATTCTCTGAGCTCCGCCGGCGCTACAATAGCCGCAGCCGGTAGCGCAGGATCTACATTCAGTGTCACGGCGGGAGTTGGCTGTACATGGACTGCAGCGACTACTGGTAGTTGGATTCATACATCCAGCAGCGGCACAGGTACAGGTGCTGCACAGACAGTTAACTATACGGTGGACGCCAACGCAGGTCCATTAAGAACTGGTACCATTACGGTCGGTGGACAGACCTTCACGGTTACCCAGTCGAGTGGTTGCACCTATTCTCTGAGCTCCGCCGGCGCCACAATAGCCGCAGCCGGTAGCGCAGGATCTACATTCAGTGTCACGGCGGGAGTTGGCTGTACATGGACTGCAGCGACTACTGATAGTTGGATTCATACATCCAGCAGCGGCACAGGTACAGGTGCTGCACAGACAGTTAACTATACGGTGGACGCCAACGCAGGTCCATTAAGAACTGGTACCATTACGGTCGGTGGACAGACCTTCACGGTTACCCAAGCCAGCGGCTGCACCTATGCGCTCAGCCCCACCAGTCAATCCTTCAGTAGCAGTGGCGGCACCAATAACGTCGTCGTTACGGCGGGAACCGGCTGTACATGGAATGCCTCTGAAATTTTGAGCTGGGTCGCCATAAATTCGGGCACCCCCGGCTCAGGCAATGGCACGGTCAATTATACTGTTGATCCCAATTCAAGCACGTACAGGAACGGATCAATGACAATTGCCGGAACTAATTTCCCGATCACTCAGGCCCCGGCCTGTTCTGGATATAGCGTATATAACAATACTGATGCCGGATATGACTTTAAACTGAATGGCACTTGCACCAAAAATGTAGGAAAAGGTAGTATAATTCCCGGTGGGCTATTACAGAGCACAAAAACGGTAGATAGGTATACAAAAAATAGTACTTGCGGTACCTACCTGGATAGTATTACCTATCAAAACGCGCAAGATGCAAACAAAAACAATAACTGCAATGTAAACTACGATTCAGCAAATACTGCCAGTGATCGGTAG
- a CDS encoding prepilin-type N-terminal cleavage/methylation domain-containing protein: MKSRKNNSKSGFTLIEVIITLVVVAVIAAMMTAYFGKGITQSSIPIFRLTAAGKLNDIMEKITAEYDKIPRWSPNTYYAVGTIVIPTPLRRNGYQYICTVAGTSGTVEPGTETPTPTPWPVVSGGMVTETTGSATKVRWLYNGLAPKLSGPLPGLQTRLAETEDLSTPKAGVVGENTDHLSQPFGGTATIIYLNYRLVHNRFITFNTSNTPATEVGPINSTHVDYGRYLKVTIALHPDEPNRTDETLTTLFVLR, translated from the coding sequence ATGAAATCACGAAAGAATAATTCAAAATCCGGATTTACACTAATTGAAGTGATTATTACCCTTGTTGTTGTCGCGGTTATAGCAGCTATGATGACCGCCTATTTCGGCAAAGGAATCACCCAGAGCTCTATTCCGATTTTTAGGCTCACGGCAGCGGGAAAGTTAAATGACATTATGGAAAAAATTACGGCAGAGTACGATAAAATTCCCCGCTGGAGCCCGAATACTTACTATGCTGTGGGCACCATCGTCATTCCTACTCCGTTGCGAAGAAATGGGTATCAGTATATTTGTACAGTCGCCGGTACCAGCGGCACTGTGGAACCGGGAACGGAAACGCCCACGCCTACGCCTTGGCCTGTAGTAAGCGGGGGTATGGTTACAGAAACTACGGGTTCTGCCACTAAGGTGCGGTGGCTTTATAACGGCTTGGCGCCAAAGCTTTCCGGGCCGCTACCTGGTTTACAAACAAGGCTTGCCGAAACCGAAGATCTCTCAACGCCAAAGGCAGGAGTCGTAGGCGAGAACACTGATCACCTTAGCCAGCCCTTTGGCGGCACTGCTACCATAATTTATCTAAATTATCGTTTGGTCCATAACAGGTTCATCACTTTTAATACCAGCAATACCCCGGCAACGGAAGTGGGGCCCATCAATAGTACTCATGTGGACTATGGTCGTTATCTCAAGGTCACAATTGCTCTTCATCCTGATGAACCTAATCGTACGGATGAGACTCTGACGACCTTGTTTGTGTTACGGTGA
- a CDS encoding DUF2442 domain-containing protein, with protein MSTLTARNDAVEPAAVRAWAERRTIFIELTDGRIIGFPANRFKILAGAPEEKLQEVSLRLNGYALRWESLDEDITVPGIVAGHFQLPYCVEDN; from the coding sequence ATGAGCACTTTAACCGCCAGAAATGATGCAGTTGAGCCCGCCGCTGTCAGAGCATGGGCAGAGCGAAGAACTATCTTCATCGAACTGACAGACGGGCGTATTATCGGTTTCCCGGCGAATCGCTTTAAGATTCTAGCCGGTGCGCCGGAAGAGAAATTGCAGGAGGTATCCCTGCGATTGAACGGTTACGCCCTGCGATGGGAATCTCTCGACGAGGACATAACCGTACCTGGCATTGTCGCCGGTCATTTCCAACTGCCCTACTGCGTCGAGGACAATTAG
- a CDS encoding prepilin-type N-terminal cleavage/methylation domain-containing protein, protein MNLFDKKTSDNKGFTLIEIIAVLIILGIMAAVAVSRMGSNSSDLIPQTDILKTHLRFAQLKALSDDTSTSWGIVFTTNSSYTLTNIVPTGTAATINLPSEDSPTHTFASGVTCTTTTVAFDSWGSPGTTNVTITLTQGGASKSFRVYANTGYIEDI, encoded by the coding sequence ATGAATCTGTTTGATAAAAAAACATCTGACAACAAGGGTTTCACCCTGATCGAAATAATTGCTGTGCTGATCATTCTCGGCATCATGGCGGCCGTCGCCGTCAGCCGCATGGGGTCAAACTCGAGTGATCTGATCCCGCAGACGGATATTCTTAAAACGCATCTGAGATTTGCCCAGTTGAAGGCATTGAGTGACGATACCTCTACCTCATGGGGGATCGTTTTTACAACAAACAGTTCCTATACCCTCACAAACATAGTCCCCACCGGAACGGCGGCGACTATCAATCTCCCTTCTGAAGATTCCCCTACGCACACTTTTGCGTCCGGTGTAACGTGTACGACAACAACGGTCGCTTTTGACTCCTGGGGCAGCCCAGGAACTACAAATGTCACGATCACCCTGACCCAGGGCGGAGCTTCCAAATCCTTTAGGGTTTACGCTAATACAGGATACATAGAGGATATATAA
- a CDS encoding DUF4160 domain-containing protein → MPTAMKLGSYRFHFYSDEGREPVHIHVETPDGECKFWLDPIRLAGNKGISPEVIRKIERIVFEYSTFLEEKYYEHFNRQK, encoded by the coding sequence ATGCCGACTGCAATGAAATTAGGTTCATACAGATTTCATTTCTATTCCGACGAGGGGAGAGAACCAGTTCATATCCATGTTGAAACCCCCGATGGTGAATGCAAATTCTGGCTTGATCCAATCCGGTTGGCCGGTAATAAAGGCATATCCCCAGAGGTTATCCGTAAAATCGAGAGGATTGTATTCGAATATAGTACTTTCCTGGAGGAAAAATATTATGAGCACTTTAACCGCCAGAAATGA